The following are encoded in a window of Lacinutrix sp. WUR7 genomic DNA:
- a CDS encoding TetR/AcrR family transcriptional regulator: MDKKQRIILTMLELVVKQGYHATPMSQVAKEANVAVGTIYHYFETKEKIIEAIFLMVYKDLSVVLLTNMKPDDTYKKKFTTKLHNMYNYFTSNPLAFYFIEYVGVPPIITPEMVKKTVPFYKKITDFFLEGITEKRVKNMDETLIMKLCYGLISSVVKLKIKEELPMDQKQIDQSIEACWDAIKYSDNKLFA; this comes from the coding sequence ATGGATAAAAAACAACGTATTATATTAACCATGTTAGAGCTTGTTGTTAAACAAGGCTATCATGCCACACCTATGTCTCAAGTAGCTAAAGAAGCCAATGTCGCTGTAGGTACCATTTATCATTATTTTGAAACTAAAGAGAAAATTATTGAAGCTATATTTTTGATGGTTTACAAAGATTTAAGCGTCGTTCTCCTAACAAACATGAAGCCGGATGATACTTATAAAAAAAAGTTCACCACTAAGCTACATAACATGTACAACTATTTCACAAGTAATCCTTTAGCTTTTTATTTTATTGAATACGTTGGTGTCCCTCCAATTATCACTCCCGAAATGGTAAAAAAGACAGTACCATTCTATAAAAAAATAACAGACTTTTTTTTAGAAGGAATTACAGAGAAAAGAGTGAAAAACATGGACGAAACACTAATTATGAAATTATGCTACGGACTTATATCTTCTGTTGTAAAACTAAAAATTAAAGAAGAATTACCAATGGATCAAAAACAAATAGACCAGTCTATTGAAGCTTGTTGGGATGCTATAAAATATTCTGATAACAAATTATTTGCATAA
- a CDS encoding mevalonate kinase yields MKGPLFYSKILLFGEYGIIKDSKGLSIPYSFYNGALKTDENPSTEAVKSNASLKNFVSHLKQIEEEIVVFNLEQLQKDVNAGMYFDSSIPQGYGVGSSGALVAAIYDKYAQDKITVLENLTREKLLKLKAIFSEMESFFHGKSSGLDPLNSYLSIPILIHSKDNIEATGIPSQTNNGKGAVFLLDSGIIGETAPMVSIFMENMKHEGFRSMLKDQFIKHTDACVDDFLKGDIKSLFKNTKQLSKVVLNNFKPMIPNQFHELWKKGIETNEYYLKLCGSGGGGYILGFTENLEKAKQSLKEYKLEVVYNF; encoded by the coding sequence ATGAAAGGACCTCTTTTTTACTCGAAAATTTTACTCTTTGGTGAATACGGAATCATTAAAGACTCTAAAGGATTATCTATTCCTTATAGTTTTTATAATGGCGCTTTAAAAACCGATGAAAATCCATCTACCGAAGCTGTGAAATCTAACGCTAGTTTGAAAAACTTCGTTTCGCATTTAAAACAAATAGAGGAAGAGATTGTTGTTTTTAATTTAGAACAATTACAAAAAGATGTCAATGCTGGTATGTACTTTGATTCTTCTATCCCACAAGGATATGGTGTTGGTAGCTCTGGCGCATTAGTAGCTGCTATTTATGATAAATATGCACAAGATAAAATTACAGTACTAGAAAATTTAACACGTGAAAAACTATTAAAGTTAAAAGCTATTTTTTCTGAAATGGAATCGTTTTTTCATGGTAAATCTTCCGGATTAGATCCTTTAAATAGCTATTTAAGCATTCCAATTTTAATACATTCTAAAGATAATATTGAAGCAACAGGAATTCCTTCGCAAACCAATAATGGTAAAGGAGCAGTGTTTTTATTAGATAGCGGAATTATAGGTGAAACTGCACCAATGGTTAGCATTTTTATGGAAAACATGAAGCATGAAGGCTTCCGAAGTATGCTAAAAGACCAATTTATAAAACATACAGATGCTTGTGTTGACGATTTTTTAAAAGGAGATATAAAATCGCTTTTTAAGAACACGAAACAATTATCTAAAGTGGTATTAAATAACTTTAAACCAATGATACCAAATCAGTTTCATGAACTTTGGAAAAAAGGAATTGAAACTAACGAGTACTACTTAAAACTTTGTGGTTCTGGTGGTGGTGGTTATATTTTAGGATTTACAGAGAATTTAGAAAAAGCAAAACAATCGCTTAAAGAGTATAAGTTAGAAGTGGTGTATAATTTTTAA
- the mvaD gene encoding diphosphomevalonate decarboxylase codes for MEASSFIFSKKNTIPSKGQFTWSSPSNIALVKYWGKKENQIPENPSISFTLDACKTKTTLSFTKKENDDSFSFDVIFEGKKNQDFKPKIETFFKRIEAYLPFLKDYHFTIETENTFPHSSGIASSASGMSALALCLMSIEKEMNPEITPEYFNQKASFLARLGSGSACRSIEGDLIVWGKHPDIEGSSNLYAVKYPYQVHDNFKKYHDTILLVDKGEKQVSSTVGHNLMHNHPFAQQRFTQAEENMTKLIAVLKTGDLKTFIEIIESEALTLHAMMMTSMPYFILMKPNTLEIINAIWAFRKKTGLHISFTLDAGANVHVLYPEKEAADCIEFIKNELVAYCQNGHYICDRIGFGAKKL; via the coding sequence ATGGAAGCCTCTTCGTTTATATTTTCAAAAAAGAATACAATACCTAGTAAAGGACAATTTACATGGTCTTCTCCTAGCAATATTGCATTGGTTAAATATTGGGGAAAAAAAGAAAACCAAATACCAGAAAATCCATCTATTAGTTTTACACTAGATGCTTGTAAAACGAAAACAACTTTAAGTTTTACGAAAAAAGAAAATGATGATTCTTTCTCTTTTGATGTGATTTTTGAAGGAAAAAAGAACCAAGATTTTAAACCAAAAATTGAAACCTTTTTTAAACGTATTGAAGCATATCTACCTTTTTTAAAAGACTATCATTTTACTATTGAAACAGAAAACACCTTTCCGCATAGCTCAGGAATTGCATCTTCTGCTTCCGGAATGAGCGCTTTGGCACTATGTTTAATGAGTATAGAAAAAGAAATGAATCCGGAAATTACTCCAGAATACTTCAATCAAAAAGCTTCTTTTTTAGCAAGATTAGGATCTGGAAGTGCTTGTAGAAGTATAGAAGGCGATCTTATTGTTTGGGGGAAGCATCCAGACATAGAAGGTAGTTCGAATCTTTATGCTGTAAAATACCCATACCAAGTACATGATAATTTTAAAAAATATCACGATACTATTCTTTTAGTAGATAAAGGTGAAAAGCAAGTAAGCAGTACCGTTGGTCATAACTTAATGCATAATCATCCTTTTGCACAACAACGTTTTACGCAAGCGGAAGAAAATATGACGAAACTTATAGCCGTTTTAAAAACAGGAGACTTAAAAACGTTTATAGAAATCATTGAAAGTGAAGCCTTAACACTTCACGCTATGATGATGACAAGCATGCCTTATTTTATTTTAATGAAGCCAAATACTCTTGAAATAATTAATGCGATTTGGGCGTTTAGAAAGAAAACAGGATTGCATATTAGTTTTACTTTGGATGCAGGAGCAAACGTACATGTATTATATCCAGAAAAGGAAGCTGCAGATTGTATCGAATTTATTAAAAATGAATTAGTTGCGTATTGCCAAAATGGTCACTATATTTGTGATAGGATTGGTTTTGGAGCAAAAAAACTTTAG
- a CDS encoding DUF1697 domain-containing protein, which translates to MKTYVALLRGINVGGHKKVPMAILRELLTKAGLLNVQTYIQSGNIVLQSSKENTRVIEDKIHKAIQSHFQFEVPVLVKTKQELESVFENSPFDEVKKIKSYFILLQDTPSKELIEDASKKEYKTEEFKITNACIYLYNEAGYGKSEFNANYFERVLKTAATARNYNTMVKLLSLCK; encoded by the coding sequence ATGAAAACATACGTCGCTTTATTACGAGGAATTAATGTTGGAGGACACAAAAAAGTGCCTATGGCAATATTGCGAGAGTTGTTAACCAAAGCAGGTTTACTTAATGTGCAAACCTATATACAAAGTGGGAATATTGTTTTGCAGTCTTCCAAAGAAAACACAAGAGTTATAGAGGATAAAATACATAAAGCAATACAGTCTCATTTTCAATTTGAAGTTCCTGTTTTAGTAAAAACAAAACAAGAATTAGAGTCCGTTTTTGAGAATTCTCCTTTTGATGAAGTCAAAAAGATAAAAAGCTATTTTATATTATTGCAAGACACACCAAGTAAAGAGTTGATAGAAGATGCTTCCAAAAAGGAATATAAAACCGAAGAATTCAAAATTACAAATGCCTGTATTTATTTGTATAACGAAGCGGGTTACGGAAAATCAGAATTCAATGCTAATTATTTTGAGCGTGTACTAAAAACAGCAGCAACAGCAAGAAACTATAACACCATGGTGAAGTTGTTATCCTTATGCAAATAA
- a CDS encoding NAD(P)/FAD-dependent oxidoreductase, producing the protein MKQKDVIIIGGGAAGFFAAINIAVQNPELTIAILEKGKEGLQKVKISGGGRCNVTHAEFIPQELVLNYPRGEKELLGPFHKFMTGDTIAWFEERGVALKIEEDGRMFPESNTSQTIIDCFLNETKKHLVEVLYSQTVKSIIKDGDAWTVITQSEEFSAKKILVATGSSPKMWKLLETLDHKVMQPVPSLFTFNINDKRIKDIPGVVAQNVEIQVVGTSLFSEGPLLITHVGMSAPSILKLSAFGALELAALDYKFTIEINFIKMALEDCLEALKGLKLDLAKKSVLKAPQFDLPKRLWQQLVLASEITEETRWADLNKNQLEALAAQLTKAHFNVDGKSTFKDEFVTAGGIDLKEINFKTFESKLHKNLYFAGEIINIDAITGGFNFQNAWTGAYIASQHISK; encoded by the coding sequence ATGAAACAAAAAGATGTAATTATTATTGGTGGAGGTGCGGCAGGTTTTTTTGCAGCAATTAATATAGCCGTTCAAAACCCAGAATTAACCATAGCCATTCTAGAAAAAGGAAAGGAAGGTTTGCAGAAAGTGAAAATTTCTGGTGGCGGACGCTGTAATGTCACGCATGCCGAATTTATTCCTCAAGAATTGGTTTTAAATTACCCTAGAGGTGAAAAAGAATTATTAGGCCCTTTTCATAAATTTATGACTGGTGATACTATTGCTTGGTTTGAAGAACGCGGCGTAGCATTAAAGATTGAAGAAGACGGACGTATGTTTCCAGAGTCTAATACCTCACAAACCATTATTGATTGTTTTTTAAACGAAACGAAGAAACATCTGGTGGAAGTTTTATATAGCCAAACCGTAAAATCGATTATAAAAGATGGTGATGCTTGGACTGTTATCACGCAATCGGAAGAATTTTCAGCAAAAAAAATACTGGTAGCCACAGGGAGTAGTCCTAAAATGTGGAAACTTTTAGAAACGCTAGATCATAAAGTGATGCAACCAGTACCTTCGTTGTTTACCTTTAATATTAACGATAAACGCATCAAAGATATTCCTGGAGTAGTTGCTCAAAATGTAGAAATACAGGTAGTTGGTACCTCGTTGTTTTCCGAAGGACCACTACTAATTACACATGTTGGTATGAGTGCGCCTTCTATTTTAAAACTCTCTGCTTTTGGTGCTTTAGAGCTTGCAGCATTAGATTATAAGTTTACTATTGAAATTAATTTTATTAAAATGGCTTTGGAAGATTGCTTAGAGGCTTTAAAAGGTTTAAAATTAGATCTAGCTAAAAAATCAGTTTTAAAAGCACCACAATTTGATTTACCAAAGCGTTTATGGCAGCAATTGGTTTTGGCTTCCGAAATAACGGAAGAAACCCGTTGGGCAGATTTAAATAAAAATCAATTAGAAGCACTTGCTGCACAATTAACCAAAGCGCATTTTAATGTAGATGGGAAAAGTACCTTTAAAGATGAATTTGTAACGGCAGGAGGAATTGATTTAAAAGAAATAAACTTTAAAACCTTTGAAAGTAAACTACATAAAAATCTATATTTTGCAGGGGAAATCATTAATATAGACGCTATTACTGGTGGTTTTAATTTTCAAAATGCATGGACAGGAGCGTATATTGCTTCCCAGCACATTTCTAAATAA
- a CDS encoding geranylgeranylglycerol-phosphate geranylgeranyltransferase, which translates to MLSRKQKHILLKFFSMFSVVRGYNILIVVLAQYVTSIYILAHDKPLREVVLDVNLLMLVLASAATIAGGYIINNFYDSEKDLINRPQKSMLDKLVSQNTKLSLYFVLNFLAVIMASAVSFKAVVFFSLYIFAIWFYSHKLKKLPIIGNLTSAILTITPFFAIFMYYKNFEHVIFVHAAFLFLIVSMRELVKDLENIKGDLALNYKTIPIIYGVKASKVMLTILSALTLVPAYLLINKYHIGKMDYFFYLSIALLIVFLMLLWKSTSKTQFLILHNILKFIIVSGVFSILLIDVDLLLNKLVLL; encoded by the coding sequence ATGCTTTCCAGAAAACAAAAACACATACTTTTAAAATTCTTTAGCATGTTTTCTGTGGTAAGAGGCTACAATATTCTAATTGTTGTACTCGCACAATACGTAACATCTATTTATATTTTAGCACATGATAAACCTTTAAGAGAGGTAGTTTTAGATGTAAACTTACTCATGCTCGTTCTAGCTTCTGCAGCAACCATAGCAGGAGGTTATATTATTAATAATTTTTACGATTCAGAAAAAGATCTAATAAACAGACCGCAAAAATCAATGTTAGATAAATTGGTGAGTCAAAACACCAAATTGTCTTTATATTTTGTGCTTAACTTTCTTGCGGTAATCATGGCAAGTGCCGTTTCGTTTAAAGCAGTAGTGTTCTTTTCATTGTATATTTTCGCTATTTGGTTTTATTCTCATAAACTTAAAAAGCTACCTATTATTGGTAATCTGACTTCTGCAATACTGACTATCACACCGTTTTTTGCCATTTTTATGTACTATAAAAATTTTGAACATGTCATTTTTGTACATGCAGCATTTCTGTTTTTAATTGTTTCTATGCGAGAATTAGTAAAAGATTTAGAAAATATAAAAGGAGATTTAGCACTTAATTATAAAACCATACCAATTATTTACGGCGTAAAAGCATCCAAAGTAATGCTTACTATTTTAAGTGCATTAACACTTGTTCCTGCTTATTTATTAATAAACAAGTATCACATTGGTAAGATGGATTATTTCTTTTACCTAAGCATAGCGTTACTCATTGTGTTTTTAATGCTACTCTGGAAATCTACTTCTAAAACACAATTTTTAATACTT
- a CDS encoding Pycsar system effector family protein, giving the protein MDHLIAEVEKHVVSLLNTDLDHAFVYHNLTHTQNVVKKATELADLANIDPAQKKLLIISAWFHDVGFTKSIEDHEKHSAAIATAFLKEQHCTPEDIKVVNDLILATKMDYAPKTQLEEFIRDADCAHVGSKNFSDVTLLLKKELELISNKKVTNAEWLEENINFLTKKHKFNSDLAVSLWEKRKSKNLAKLLKEQSKLKTNTAKLKQKKEELQFKKNKIETPERGIETMFRVTLKNHITLSDIADTKANILLSVNAIIVSLVLANLLPKLDNPSNQYLIYPTVIFVLFTVTSMILSVIATRPNVTRGEFTKEDVANKKVNLLFFGNFHKMKLDEFEWAMGEMMKDKDYLYSAMKKDLYFLGLVLNRKYKILRVTYTVFMIGIICSVIAFAIAFQTAGI; this is encoded by the coding sequence ATGGACCATCTTATTGCTGAAGTAGAGAAACATGTTGTTAGCCTTTTAAACACAGATTTAGACCATGCTTTTGTTTATCATAATTTGACGCATACGCAAAACGTTGTCAAAAAAGCAACAGAATTAGCGGACTTAGCGAATATAGATCCTGCCCAAAAAAAACTATTAATAATTAGTGCTTGGTTTCATGATGTTGGTTTTACTAAAAGTATCGAAGACCACGAAAAACATAGTGCAGCTATAGCAACCGCTTTTTTAAAAGAACAGCATTGTACTCCTGAAGATATTAAGGTTGTAAACGATTTAATTCTAGCAACTAAAATGGATTATGCACCAAAAACACAGCTAGAAGAGTTTATTCGCGATGCGGATTGTGCACATGTTGGAAGTAAGAATTTTAGTGATGTTACGCTACTTTTAAAAAAGGAGCTAGAATTAATATCTAATAAAAAGGTAACCAATGCAGAATGGCTAGAGGAAAACATAAATTTTCTAACTAAAAAGCATAAATTTAATAGTGATTTAGCAGTTTCCCTTTGGGAAAAAAGAAAGAGTAAAAACCTTGCCAAACTACTTAAAGAACAGAGCAAATTAAAAACAAATACTGCGAAGTTAAAACAGAAAAAAGAAGAACTCCAATTTAAAAAAAATAAAATCGAAACTCCAGAACGTGGTATAGAAACCATGTTTAGAGTAACACTTAAAAATCACATTACTCTTAGTGATATTGCAGATACAAAAGCAAATATTTTACTATCTGTAAATGCGATTATAGTTTCTCTAGTATTAGCAAATCTTCTACCGAAACTAGATAATCCTTCAAACCAATACCTTATTTATCCTACCGTAATTTTTGTGTTATTTACAGTTACTTCCATGATTTTGTCTGTTATAGCAACTAGACCAAATGTAACCAGAGGAGAATTCACCAAAGAGGATGTTGCTAATAAAAAAGTAAACTTATTATTCTTTGGTAATTTTCATAAAATGAAATTAGATGAATTTGAATGGGCAATGGGTGAAATGATGAAAGACAAAGACTATTTGTATTCTGCCATGAAAAAAGATCTTTACTTTTTAGGTTTGGTTTTAAATAGAAAATACAAAATACTACGTGTTACGTACACCGTTTTTATGATTGGAATTATTTGTAGCGTTATTGCTTTTGCAATTGCTTTTCAAACTGCCGGAATTTAG
- a CDS encoding type II toxin-antitoxin system RelE/ParE family toxin, whose amino-acid sequence MNVYFSPIAAQKLIKLSTYLLENWNKKVRDAFVEKLKNKMQQISIYPQSCNESKTTKGLFKCVVTKQTTIYYRIHEAKQEIEVVTLFDTRQHPVKLTKHLK is encoded by the coding sequence ATGAATGTTTATTTTTCACCAATTGCAGCACAAAAATTAATTAAACTTTCAACATACTTATTAGAAAATTGGAATAAAAAAGTTCGTGATGCATTTGTTGAAAAGTTAAAAAATAAAATGCAACAAATTTCAATATATCCGCAAAGTTGTAACGAGTCTAAAACTACAAAAGGGCTTTTTAAGTGCGTTGTAACCAAACAAACAACAATATATTATAGAATACACGAAGCAAAACAAGAAATAGAAGTTGTAACTTTATTTGATACTAGACAGCATCCTGTAAAATTAACAAAGCATTTAAAATAA
- a CDS encoding TetR/AcrR family transcriptional regulator gives MLELVVKQGVNATPMSQVARESNVAIGTIYNYFKDKEDILCEIYKMIRKDFGTILILKEENQNPEEVFKKYWVDLFHYYVSNPYAFHFYEHIAKAPIIPIELIEETKIHYRPHAAFFWKGIKEGFLKDMHITLLVQIAYSNVVAAVHLKLNGVLPMMDSQIEQASSASWDAVRKIEK, from the coding sequence ATGCTAGAACTTGTAGTAAAACAAGGTGTAAATGCAACACCAATGTCCCAAGTAGCTAGGGAATCAAACGTTGCAATAGGCACCATTTATAATTACTTTAAAGACAAAGAAGATATTCTTTGTGAAATTTATAAAATGATTAGAAAAGATTTTGGTACTATTCTAATTCTAAAAGAAGAAAACCAAAATCCGGAAGAAGTATTTAAAAAATACTGGGTCGATTTATTTCATTATTATGTAAGCAATCCATATGCCTTTCATTTTTATGAACATATAGCTAAAGCTCCAATCATACCTATAGAATTAATTGAAGAAACAAAAATACATTATAGACCGCATGCAGCTTTTTTCTGGAAAGGCATCAAAGAAGGTTTCCTTAAAGACATGCATATCACATTATTAGTACAAATAGCTTACAGTAATGTTGTTGCTGCTGTGCATTTAAAATTAAATGGGGTTTTACCCATGATGGATTCCCAAATCGAGCAAGCGTCAAGTGCCTCTTGGGATGCTGTAAGAAAAATTGAGAAGTAA
- a CDS encoding GAF domain-containing protein, with protein sequence MEAINQSESPMHLKISFNKLLDHYEDLATSSDAFIAKQAKRVLKVAAPYPVLREGFTDYKLLDKYKNEIQIILQDSFSPVLTRNEIKTASIPFEDVIFNSSERFKSIVKTAGEDFELQIKNMPEDDRYILYCTIILNFYYGYSLDFKRPFYYEIPDAKGIMRYYKILYNADFTQIIPNKNAPKITQEDYDELLDNFENMEKWKAKFPPNSYTFKGFVISNMFDVTDDQSISNIKSSLIGENKRKDESFMEGFHDIFRSLLGLKDIRVGFSVYNKEDKTFERVYGSGMHSFLLNDIAASKCSDTLCKWSYNRLLIEKKYFSVSNVPLMFEKTKGEIPHIKVLHEQGIQSAIFAPIANKDGVMGIFEIVSEKPKILNSINANKLTDIMPFIVSAVERSKNEEENLIEAIIQQECTSIHSSVNWRFVKEAKKFIRAKLEGEVPNFNKIAFENIYPLYGQIDIKGSSEARNWATQQDLILQLNAVKSIIESALETESLPIYDQFIFQINKYLKGLEDHFQVDSEQQITSFINDDIEPVLTHLVSVNALKEAIESYYINIDDTVKVVYKHRKQYDDTVAIINKEMAILLDKKQVSAQKMYPHYYERFKTDGVEHNMYIGESITKEDSFNPIYLYNLRLWQLQVMCEMENSYYQMKNDLPVALDVASMILVFNQPLSISFRMDEKQFDVDGTYNARYEIVKKRVDKAFIKGTTERITQKGKITIVYSQKQDEIEYLRYIQFLQSKHYLDTDVEILELQDLQAVTGLKALRVSVLYHKNKDDKAFYTYNDLMKEIKA encoded by the coding sequence ATGGAAGCAATTAACCAGTCAGAATCACCAATGCATTTAAAGATTAGCTTCAATAAGCTATTGGATCATTATGAGGATTTAGCAACAAGTTCTGATGCATTTATTGCAAAACAAGCAAAGCGAGTTTTAAAAGTAGCAGCTCCTTATCCTGTGCTTCGGGAAGGATTTACCGATTATAAATTGCTAGATAAATATAAAAACGAAATTCAAATTATTCTTCAAGATTCGTTTAGTCCTGTTTTAACCAGAAATGAAATTAAAACGGCTTCCATACCTTTTGAAGATGTTATTTTTAATTCTTCAGAGCGTTTTAAATCAATAGTTAAAACTGCAGGAGAAGATTTTGAATTGCAAATAAAGAACATGCCTGAAGACGATAGGTATATTCTTTATTGTACTATAATTTTAAATTTCTACTACGGTTATTCCTTAGATTTTAAAAGACCTTTTTATTACGAAATACCGGATGCTAAAGGTATTATGCGATATTATAAGATTTTATATAATGCAGATTTCACGCAAATAATTCCCAATAAAAATGCGCCTAAAATTACACAAGAGGATTATGATGAGTTATTAGATAACTTTGAAAATATGGAGAAGTGGAAAGCAAAATTCCCTCCAAATAGTTATACGTTTAAAGGCTTTGTAATTTCTAATATGTTTGATGTTACAGACGATCAATCTATTTCCAATATTAAATCTTCTTTAATTGGTGAAAACAAACGTAAAGACGAAAGCTTTATGGAAGGCTTTCATGATATTTTTCGTTCCTTATTAGGTTTAAAAGATATACGTGTAGGATTTTCTGTGTATAATAAAGAAGATAAAACTTTCGAACGTGTTTATGGATCAGGTATGCATAGTTTTTTACTTAACGACATAGCTGCTTCTAAATGTTCAGATACCTTATGTAAATGGTCCTATAATAGACTTTTAATAGAGAAGAAATATTTTTCTGTTTCTAATGTACCTCTTATGTTTGAAAAAACAAAAGGGGAAATTCCACATATAAAAGTACTTCATGAACAAGGAATACAAAGTGCTATTTTTGCACCTATTGCTAATAAGGATGGCGTTATGGGGATTTTCGAGATTGTTTCAGAAAAACCAAAAATTCTGAATAGTATAAATGCTAATAAGCTTACCGATATTATGCCTTTTATCGTTTCGGCTGTAGAGCGTTCTAAAAATGAAGAAGAAAATCTAATAGAAGCTATTATTCAGCAAGAATGTACATCTATTCATTCTAGTGTAAATTGGCGTTTTGTAAAAGAGGCTAAAAAATTTATAAGAGCAAAGTTAGAAGGTGAAGTTCCAAATTTTAATAAAATTGCTTTCGAAAATATATACCCATTATATGGTCAGATTGATATTAAAGGATCTTCAGAAGCTAGAAATTGGGCAACACAACAAGATTTAATATTGCAATTAAATGCTGTTAAATCGATTATTGAAAGCGCTTTAGAAACAGAGAGTCTTCCAATTTACGACCAGTTTATATTTCAGATAAATAAATATTTAAAGGGACTTGAAGATCATTTTCAGGTAGATAGCGAGCAGCAAATCACCTCCTTTATTAATGATGATATAGAGCCTGTATTAACGCATCTTGTTTCGGTAAATGCATTAAAAGAAGCCATAGAATCCTATTATATAAATATAGATGATACTGTTAAAGTCGTTTATAAACATAGAAAACAATATGATGATACCGTTGCTATAATTAATAAAGAAATGGCCATATTGTTAGACAAAAAGCAGGTTTCCGCACAAAAAATGTATCCGCATTATTATGAGCGTTTTAAAACAGATGGCGTGGAACACAATATGTATATTGGTGAGTCGATTACTAAAGAAGACAGCTTTAATCCAATTTACTTATATAATTTACGTCTGTGGCAATTACAAGTAATGTGCGAAATGGAGAATAGCTATTATCAGATGAAAAACGATTTACCTGTTGCTTTAGATGTTGCTTCTATGATATTGGTTTTTAATCAGCCATTATCTATAAGTTTTAGAATGGACGAAAAACAGTTTGATGTAGATGGAACTTATAATGCTAGATATGAAATTGTAAAAAAGCGTGTCGATAAGGCTTTTATAAAGGGAACCACAGAACGTATTACACAAAAGGGAAAAATAACCATTGTGTACTCGCAGAAACAAGACGAAATAGAATATTTGCGATATATCCAATTTTTACAATCTAAACATTATTTAGATACCGATGTAGAGATTTTAGAATTACAAGACTTACAAGCAGTGACTGGTTTAAAGGCTTTGCGAGTAAGTGTATTGTATCATAAAAACAAGGATGATAAAGCTTTTTATACCTACAATGATTTAATGAAAGAAATTAAGGCTTAA